A region of the Nocardia asteroides genome:
CGCGTCCTCGCGGAACAGAGCCGCGAATTCCTCGACCGACTCGGTGCGCTGAACGTGTTCCACGGTGGCGACCACCGCGCGGATGGCTTCGATCTCGGCGGCGGCGTCGACAGTTGGTGTACTCATGGTGGCGAGCTTGCTACCTCGAGCTGACTCGAGGTCAAGCGGCGTGCGCCGTCTCACTGACGACCCGGCGGACGTATCACGCGCCCGGTTCGGCGCGCGAACTATGACAGCCGTCACAAACCGGGTCGAGCGTCCAGGGAATTTCCCGCCAAAATGCGGGGAATACCGGATGCGGGGTCGGAAGGCCGGCGCTGACGTGGCACAATGGGCCGCATGCGCGCTTTGGGAGTACGACTTGTGGCACGTCGCCACGTCGATTACAAGCGCGTCTGTAGCGCCTGCTGTCTGTCCGGTTCCCTCCGGTAGTTCAGCGCGCCCGATCCCCGGCCTCCGGCGATCCCGACTCCATCGGCCCGCTGACACCGCAGGTGTGAGTCAGCCCCTCACGCCCTCAGCAGGATGTACCACCCACCCCGCAGGAGCGACCCCATGACGTCGAGCACCGACGCCGGTCCGACCGATCAGCCCACGCCCGGATCCGAGCCCGGCCCCCGCGCGCGCCCCGAACGCCCGGCTTCCGAACGCCGGGTCCGCCCGGACCGCCCGCGTCCCGAGGCGACTTCCACGGGACCGCGCGCCCGCACCGGCAAGCCGGTGCGCCGCAAGGCCGAGGGCCAGTGGGCGCTGGGCTACCGCGAACCGCTGAACCCGAACGAACAGTCCAAGAAGGACGACAACCCGCTCAACGTCCGCGCCCGGATCGAGAACATTTACGCCAAGACCGGATTCGACGGCATCGACAAGGGCGATCTGCGCGGCCGGTTCCGCTGGTGGGGTCTGTACACCCAGCGCGAGCAGGGCTACGACGGCAGCTGGACCGGTGACGAGAACATCGACGTGCTCGAGGCCAAGTACTTCATGATGCGCGTGCGCTGCGACGGGGGTGCGCTGAATGTCGCGCAACTGCGCACGCTCGGGCAGATCTCCACCGAGTTCGCCCGGGACACCGCGGATCTGTCCGACCGGGAGAACGTGCAGTACCACTGGATCGAGGTGGAGAACGTCCCCGAGATCTGGAAGCGGATCGAAGCGGTCGGCCTGAAGACCACCGAGGCGTGCGGCGACTGCCCGCGCGTGGTGCTCGGTTCCCCGCTCGCGGGCGAGTCGCTGGACGAGGTCATCGACCCGACGCCCGCGATCGAGGAGATCGTGCGCCGCTACATCGGCAAGAAGGAGTACTCCAACCTGCCGCGCAAGTTCAAGACCGCGATCTCCGGCCAGCAGGACGTGGTGCATGAGATCAACGATGTGGCGTTCGTCGGCGTGGTGCATCCCGAACACGGCCCCGGTCTGGATCTGTGGGTCGGCGGCGGCCTGTCCACCAACCCGATGCTCGCCAAGCGGGTCGGCGCATGGGTGCCGCTGGAGGAGGTGCCCGACGTCTGGGAAGCCGTCGTGTCGCTGTTCCGTGACTACGGCTACCGCCGCCTGCGCACGAAGGCGCGCTTGAAGTTCCTGATCAAGGACTGGGGCATCGAGAAGTTCCGCCAGGTGCTGGAAGACGAGTACCTGAAGCGCAAGCTGATCGACGGCCCCGCGCCGCAGCAGCCGACCAAGCCGATCGACCACGTCGGCGTGCAGCGGCTGCGTAACGGGCTCAACGCCGTCGGCTTCTCCCCCATCGCGGGCCGGGTGTCGGGCACCGTCCTGACCAAGGTCGCCGACGCGGTCGAGCGGATCGGCTCCGATCGCGTCCGATTCACCCCGTACCAGAAACTGATCGTTCTCGATGTTCCCGACGACCAGGTCGACGCGCTGATCGAGGAGCTGGAACCCCTCGGCCTGCAGGCGCGGCCCTCGCTGTGGCGGCGCAACCTGATGGCCTGCACGGGAATCGAGTTCTGCAAGCTCTCCTTCGCCGAGACCCGCAAGCGGTCCCAGGCGCTGGTGCCGGAGCTGGAGGAGCGGCTTGCGGATCTGAACGCGCAGCTGGACGTTCCCATCACGATCAACATCAACGGCTGCCCGAACTCCTGCGCTCGCTCGCAGATCGCCGACATCGGGTTCAAGGGCCAGCTGGTCGACGACGGCGCCGGGAATCAGGTGGAGGGCTTCCAGGTTCACCTCGGTGGCAGCCTCGGCTTCGACAGCGCTTTCGGGCGCAAGCTGCGTCAGCACAAGGTGACCACCCAGGAACTCGGCGACTACGTCGAGCGGGTGGTGCGCAACTTCGTCAAACACCGTGCGGATGGCGAACGGTTCGCCCAGTGGGCGGTCCGCGCCGACGAGGCCGACCTCAGATAAGTGTCGACGGGAGATCAACTGTGACCACCGAACTCGTGGAGAAGCTGTCCGAGGACGAGCTCCGTGCCATCGCCGAGCGCGGGGCCGCCGAACTGGACGGCGCGTCGGCGACCGAACTCTTGCAGTGGACCGAGGACACCTTCGGCACGAACTACATCGTGGCCTCCAACATGCAGGACGGCGTGCTGGTGCACCTGGCCGCGGGAATCCGCGCCGGCGTTGACGTGCTGTTCCTGGACACCGGCTACCACTTCGCCGAGACCATCGGCACCCGCGACGCGGTGGAGGCCGTGTACGGAGTGAACGTGGTCGACGTTCGGCCGGAACATACGGTGGCCGAACAGGATCAGCTGCTGGGCAAGGATCTGTTCGCCCGCGAGCCGAACGAGTGCTGCCGGTTGCGCAAGGTCGTCCCGCTGCAGAAGTCGCTGGCCGGATACAACGCCTGGGTCACCGGCATCCGCCGGGTGGAGGCCCCGACCCGGGCGAACGCACCGCTGATCTCGTTCGACGAGGGTTTCGGACTGGTGAAGATCAACCCGATCGCGCCGTGGTCGGACGAGCAGATGCAGGACTACATCGAAAAGCACGGCATCCTCGTCAATCCCCTGGTGGAGGAGGGGTACCCGTCCATCGGCTGCGCTCCGTGCACCCGGAAGCCGGAGCCGGGAGCCGATCCACGCAGCGGCCGTTGGGCCGGTCTCGCCAAGACCGAGTGCGGGTTGCACACAGCATGACCGAGTCAGGGCCCGGAGGAGGCAGCCTGCGTAACCACGCAGGGCCCCCTCGGGCATGCAGAAAAGAACACAGCATGACCGAGTCAGGGCCCGGAGGAGGCAGCCAGCGTAACCACGCAGGGCCCCTCGGGCATGCACGAATCGAC
Encoded here:
- a CDS encoding nitrite/sulfite reductase, with product MRRKAEGQWALGYREPLNPNEQSKKDDNPLNVRARIENIYAKTGFDGIDKGDLRGRFRWWGLYTQREQGYDGSWTGDENIDVLEAKYFMMRVRCDGGALNVAQLRTLGQISTEFARDTADLSDRENVQYHWIEVENVPEIWKRIEAVGLKTTEACGDCPRVVLGSPLAGESLDEVIDPTPAIEEIVRRYIGKKEYSNLPRKFKTAISGQQDVVHEINDVAFVGVVHPEHGPGLDLWVGGGLSTNPMLAKRVGAWVPLEEVPDVWEAVVSLFRDYGYRRLRTKARLKFLIKDWGIEKFRQVLEDEYLKRKLIDGPAPQQPTKPIDHVGVQRLRNGLNAVGFSPIAGRVSGTVLTKVADAVERIGSDRVRFTPYQKLIVLDVPDDQVDALIEELEPLGLQARPSLWRRNLMACTGIEFCKLSFAETRKRSQALVPELEERLADLNAQLDVPITININGCPNSCARSQIADIGFKGQLVDDGAGNQVEGFQVHLGGSLGFDSAFGRKLRQHKVTTQELGDYVERVVRNFVKHRADGERFAQWAVRADEADLR
- a CDS encoding phosphoadenylyl-sulfate reductase; the encoded protein is MTTELVEKLSEDELRAIAERGAAELDGASATELLQWTEDTFGTNYIVASNMQDGVLVHLAAGIRAGVDVLFLDTGYHFAETIGTRDAVEAVYGVNVVDVRPEHTVAEQDQLLGKDLFAREPNECCRLRKVVPLQKSLAGYNAWVTGIRRVEAPTRANAPLISFDEGFGLVKINPIAPWSDEQMQDYIEKHGILVNPLVEEGYPSIGCAPCTRKPEPGADPRSGRWAGLAKTECGLHTA